From a region of the Gossypium raimondii isolate GPD5lz chromosome 10, ASM2569854v1, whole genome shotgun sequence genome:
- the LOC105776448 gene encoding peptide deformylase 1B, chloroplastic/mitochondrial gives MACASWLHLHSPSLTRVILPILHPPTAFLHRVNIFTSPARFTSSVNQTNPLLTPVRAQAKRGFSSKDHKMASAEDLQFEPPLKIVEYPDPILRKRNKRIDTFDENLKKLVDEMFDVMYKTDGIGLSAPQVGINVQLMVFNPVGERGEGQEIVLVNPRVAKYSKKMVLFNEGCLSFPRIYADVQRPESVKIDAQDINGATFTIDLSELPARVFQHEFDHLQGILFFDRMTDEVLDSICKQLEELEKKYENKTGLPSPEKVETRKRKKAGVGFGKS, from the exons ATGGCTTGCGCGAGTTGGCTCCACCTCCACTCTCCGTCTCTAACACGCGTTATCCTTCCCATTCTGCACCCCCCCACCGCCTTCCTTCACCGGGTCAACATTTTCACTTCACCTGCTCGGTTCACTTCCTCGGTAAACCAAACCAATCCTCTTCTAACTCCGGTCCGCGCACAAGCCAAGCGAGGTTTCTCTTCCAAAGACCACAAAATGGCTTCCG CTGAGGATCTCCAGTTTGAGCCGCCGCTGAAAATAGTGGAGTATCCGGACCCCATATTGCGGAAGAGAAATAAACGAATAGACACTTTTGATGAGAATTTGAAGAAACTTGTCGATGAGATGTTCGACGTTATGTACAa AACTGATGGCATTGGTCTCTCAGCTCCACAAGTAGGAATTAATGTCCAACTGATGGTGTTTAATCCCGTTGGCGAGCGAGGTGAAGGGCAAGAAATCGTTCTTGTAAATCCGAGAGTTGCGAAATATTCAAAGAAGATGGTGCTGTTTAATGAAGGTTGCTTATCTTTTCCAAGAATCTATGCTGATGTTCAG AGGCCAGAATCTGTAAAGATTGATGCACAAGATATTAATGGTGCGACCTTTACAATTGATTTATCAGAGCTTCCCGCACGGGTTTTTCAACATGAATTTGACCATCTTCAG GGGATTTTGTTTTTTGACAGAATGACTGACGAAGTTCTTGACAGCATCTGCAAACAGTTAGAG gaattagaaaagaaatatgaaaataagacTGGACTCCCCAGCCCTGAAAAGGTAGAAACTCGAAAAAGGAAGAAAGCCGGTGTTGGTTTTGGAAAATCATGA